The Solanum pennellii chromosome 4, SPENNV200 genomic interval gatttgaaaaatatggaGTCTTGTAAAATCGATTATTTTCTTTCGTGTGAAATTTAAGAAACTCGTGAATTAACCTTATCgggagagggggggggggtcaaAATTTGATGTCAACACTTTCAACTATGCCACCTATTTTTGAAAGCGAAATTCGGCAAATGATAAAAGAGGTGAATTTGGAATCTCATATGATCTCAATGACTTATATATTTATCGTCAAGATGTAAATATGTGTCACACATTGATGCGATGTTCACAGGAAGAACACAAGTCTCTTCTATTGACCATGATGTTGGCACGTGATTAAGTTTAgattaatttattgaattttaagtaatttttaattttataaacacatgaatattttaatttgacaaTTACTTACTATGCATTTTAAGCTACgaattatttgaattatttgttttgttacGAAAATTTATAGCATATATTATCGATATTATTATCAGTATAATCTAAGTTATGAATCAagtaatatacatatttatacatCTACAGTGTTGTAAGTTGATATATATGGATAATCGATTTAACAAATCTGTGAAcgaattaaaatttatagttaaaGATTTAGAGTTACAATTGGTGAACGAATAAAtagattaattagttaatttataaaAAGCAATAATTTCtcaccttttcatcattttttaaaatttcttaattaataCGGTACGTgataatttttagaattaaatataatttttttaattttattaactttaaatatttcaattataatTGATGATACAATATGTTATTTTCATATGACATAAAAGAATATGCATGATTGACGgataattttgtttattttatttataattatttataaattcaGTATTAGAAATGATTAAcgatattttaataaattatttaattacaatacaatttaatcaaatattgTAACTACGATACAGTACAAACAATGACTAACATCCAAACAAAATGTTACACTATGTAATTATGATGCCctaagtcaatttttttaaaaacgatTGACAACTTTGTTCCAAAGAAATCGTTGTTTCTTGTGACGCCTTAACATTAGTCTCCCATCTAACTATACTACCTCCCCTGCAAGAGAGGGCAACCCAACCCATCTCCCACTCGTCCAAAACACGCACCACCATTACAGCTCTTTGCTTCACTTGTAAGTTTGCGTTACATATGCTTATGATCCCATTAATTTCTCTACTTACCTGTGGATctgtaatttaattttgtgtttattgGATTTGGGTTGTTGGGATTTCACAGTCTGTGTTTTTTGTAATAGGAAAGTATGAGTATGAATATGTATACGGGCTTCACCAGGCTTTGTAAGGGTCTTGCGGTTGTGCTTGTTGGCGGTCACATTGTTGTTCAGATTCTTCCTTCTGCTCTTTCTTATCTTGCTCTCATACCTGCCAAGTACTCCTTCTATCTCCtcttaaattaatatttgattttgctTGTCCAATCACCCGATTTTACAATCGGAATTAGATATGATAATGTAGTTTCTCTATCTGTAAATGCTTCACTTGAATCTCAACTTCATGGATCATGTGCTGATCTCTTTGATACATGTATCTGTCCTCATTGgaagaaaaaaagtttatattgaaatgCTAGATAAAGACTTGCTATGAAATTACTGAATATATCTTTAAGAAAAAGAGAATTTTGGACTGAGTATAGGGTGCTCCTTGTGGTTCTTGACGTGAATGTTCCAATTTCAAGGCAGCTTTCTTGTACATGAGTTCCTGAGTATAGGCTCAATTCATGGACTACAGACGCAGATCTAGGATTTAAATTTTATGGGTTCAATCTTTAAGGTTCTTAGTATTGAACTCTTTGTATTTGTAAAACTATTGGTTCAAACTTACTACTATTGCGATTTTAGtgaacataaatttatatttcgTGTTAAAAGATTGGGTACAAATGAAGCATTTTGCTTCTGTCACTAATGTATGACCCCTCAAACTTGCctcattatttcatttagacacttgaCTGGTGTAACTCTAGTATCTGTGAAGGAAGGTCCGACTATATGTTAGATTTCAAGCTGAAAGCCTTAAAAGAGAATCTTAAAGTTTGGAGCAAGGCAATTTAGGGCTACAAAAGCAGAGTATTCTTAACCAAATAGCAGCCCTAGAAGAGATTCAAGATCAAAGATGCTTAACTGATGATGAGAACTACCTGAAGGCTACGCTAGAGGTAGAATTTGAGTATATTGCTAAAAAAGTGGAAGTTACATAGAGACAAATATCCAGGGTATTATGGCTCAAAAAAGGGGATAGACATACAAAGTTCTTTCATAGATCTGCTAACAATCAGAGAAGTGATAACAACATTGTCTGTCTGTAGGTTAATGGGGAAAATTTAGCAGATCCAGAGGACATCAATTGAGAAATGGTCAACTTATACCAGGATCTATACTCTGAATAGAGGAATGCAgaccttaatttaattttagagAGAGATAACTTAGTAGTAAAGAAGAAAACCAAATGCTACTGTGCCAATTTGGGGAACAAGAAGTGAAAGATAGTGTGATGGCATGTGCTGGTGACAGATCTCCTGGACCAGATGGCTACACACTGGTCTTCGTCATTCAGTGTTGGGAGGTAGTGAAGAAAGAGGTGTGGGCTGCTATACAAAATTTTGATGATCAGTGCATTTCTCATGAAGAGCTTCGATGCTACCTTTATAGCATTGGTTCCTCAGAAGGTGGGAGCAAAAGAGCTTAAGGATTTCAACCCTATCAGATTGACAAGATGCATCTATAAAATCATCTCAAAGCTATTGACTGAGAGGCTTAAGAGAGTGGTATTTAAGCTGGTTAATCCTCAATAGATGGCTTTTATCGAGGGCAAACAGACTATGGTTGCTATTTGTAGCAAATGAATGTGTGGGCACAAGGGTCAGAGATGGGACTATTGGAGTTCTATGCAACCTAGACATCAAGAAGGCATATATGATTACCTCAACTTGGTCTACTTATGGAAGACTCTGGAAAAAAAGGGATTGGTGGGAGGTGGATAGAATGGATCAAAATCTGCACCAGCACAATTTAATTATCAGTTAATGATTCTCCAACTGGTTTCTTCTTCTCTGGAAGAGGATTAAGACAAGGCGACCTGTTTTATCTCCTTTCTTATTCATTATAGCCATGGAGGGTTTGGCTGACATGCTTAAAACAACGCAGTTTACCAACTGGATCTGAATTTGAAATGAGTAGTCTGTCCAACGTATGTGGtagatttttatgtttgatgacaagggaaaccacagccgctaccctttgggtgcgcacaggtTAAAAGCCCCGCTTCTATGCAATAGCTTGCAAACTGGGGGGTAGAATTGCGGAGTTATCAATAGTCTATTTGAGTATGCCATTAGGGCAGAAAGCAAATTTAAATCTGCATGGAACTCAGTGTTGGAAAAGTGTGAAAAGAAACTAGTTAGTTGGGAAGGACAGATCTTATCGCTTTGGGGAAGATTGACCTTGGTCAACAGTGTTCTAGATGCCTTGCCAACATATATGATGTCTATTTTCCTATGCCACTTAATGTAGCCAATAATTTTGATGAAGTTGGATGAAACATTTTTTGGCAGGGAAATCGTCCGACAAAGAAGATCCACCTGGTTAAGTGGGACATTGTTACAAAATGCAAGAAGGAAGGTGGAATAAGTGATAAAAAATTTAGGATTCAGAAACAAAGTCTTATGCTTAAATGGCTTTGAGATTCTCAACTCCAGAACAATCATTGTGGTAGGAGACTATCATATCACAAGTATGGTATGGAAGATAAGTGGATCGCCAATGAAGTGAATGAACATATGGAGTCAGCTTATGGAGATCAATGAGAAACAAATGGCCTATATTGTATAATAGATCCAGCATCCAGGTAGGAGATGAGGAAAAACATCCTTCTGCGATGATGTATAATCCACCAAGTTTCGAACCTTGGACTACTGGCTCTTgtggattttttattttttgaaaagtatCTTATCAGAAACACAAGTAAATTCCATCAGATCTCATAAATCGCAGCACCAAAAATTGCACTAGGTATCGGAAATAGACAAAATACTAGAAACACTACCTCAAAAATTGTATCACAAAccaaaaatagaccaaaaacaGCAGAATCTGCACCCCCGAATGTATGTTCCcgctaaataatttttttcactgTTCAGTTTAATCCAATAGCTAGAGTTTGTTAAAACTTTACCAAGACAAAAATGCTTACTTTTGGCAAACTGCTCATTTCAGACCAAGCCCATAACACGAGACATTTTTGTCatgttgtctttttcttttcttatgttgaaaaataaataaattcagaGGTTCAGATTAAACAATTTGTGTTctgtaatttatttattaattaaaggtttttaatgacaggagattattttaaaaagacaGTGTTTTGGACAGAAGATCTGGTGGTGCAGAGTAACTTTTACATATAGTCTGAAACAATTATCCCCTTTCTCATATATGCTTAGACAGAATATTGTGTGAACCTTGTTCTAATAACGAGACTATACTCAGCAGTCCAGCCTTGATCACCTAATTATTGGGAAGGGATATTTGACTAGTTCACTGAAGGATGGTCATTTGGTTCTGTAATCCTGTATTAGTGGAACTGTAGATTGCTTAGAACTTGTGAACCACCCTATACTACTTGGACATGATGTATACTGTTGGAATCTGTGAAAAACAGTTGTATCTCTTCTCTTCAACTGTTTGTAAAGTGTGATCTTTTGTGTTTATTGCAGGACTATTCCATTTGCATGGAATCTTATAACAGCTGGTTACACTGAACAAACAGTGTATGGGGTATGCTTCTTTGGCATTAAGCATTAACTAATTTTCTTGGTTCTAGCTTACATTTCACAGCTGCCTTAAAGAGAAGAAACCTGAGGCTCACACTTTCAATacttaatcatatatatatattgaagtgTTCAAGTGTGTGACtatctcatctaaaagtttTAACTATTATAGGGACTAGGGAGTATACTTTTATGGTCTAATTAAATGTTCAACTTTATTCTTTGTATCATTCTCCTTGACATCACCTATTATATCCAGGCAATCATCAGCACTATCGGACTTCTTTTCTTGGGGAAGCTGCTTGAGCCCATCTGGGGTTCTAGGGAATTCTTAAAGTTCATCTTTATTGTCAACTTTTTGACATCTGTCTTTGTTTTCATCACAGCCATATCATTGTACTACGTAACAAGACTGGAAATTTATCTGTAAGTTGCATGGACTTTATACTATCAGTGAATTACTTTGCTTGCCCGGTTACTTCCTCTTCTcgtaattattttattactttaggATTAAGGATTTAGTGACTCAGTGGTAGTTTTCCAAGGAATCAGActtgcttattttatttttcgttttCTAATACTTATGGATTCCTTACAAGCACAATGTGACGCTTTACTGTATTCTATCTTTAATGGAAGTATTGCATAACTCCTGATTATACGGCTCTGCCGATTCTTATTTGTTAGCTATATGCCCATTTCCGGCTTCCAAGGAGTTCTTTCTGGTTTCTTAGTTGGTGTCAAGCAAATCATGCCCGACCAGGAGTTGTCTATTTTGAAACTGAAAGCAAAGGTACAAGCACTGGAATTACCAATTAATTTGAAAGGCATCTCCAGACACTAATCTCTCAAATTAAATTGTGCTCTAACATCAGTTGTGATTGCTGTTTTGAACTCTTTGCAGTGGTTGCCTTCCCTTGCATTGTTGTTCTCAATTGCTATAAGCTTTTTTACAGCAGATTCAGTATCTTACCTTCCTACAATAGTATTTGGGACATATTTAGGCTGGATTTACCTAAGATATTGGCAGAAGAAACCAGAGACAAAACTAAAGGGTGACCCAAGTGATGAATTttccttctcttctttcttcccTGAATTTTTGAGGTATTTTCCGATCTTCTCTCTTGCTATGAACTACTTGTCTTAACTAGTTTGTGTTCCCACAGTGACATCTCGTTTGGTGTAATGCAGACCAGTAATTGATCCAATTGCAACAATATTTGAACGGATGCTTTGTGGTAGAAGATCTGAGACTTCTAATGAGGAAAGGGGCTATACTCTGGGTGGTTCCACATTGCCTGGTTCTGATCCCATTGAAGCATCGAGGAGGAGGTATATAAAACTTTGTACTAAATGTTGCTGTGCTTTACAAAATTTCCCAAAGCTGATGTTTATCATGGTTAATATGTGCTCATATTCTAGACTATTCAGCTCTTTTTGTTTGAACATgtatacccccccccccccNNNNNNNNNNNNNNNNNNNNNNNNNNNNNNNNNNNNNNNNNNNNNNNNNNNNNNNNNNNNNNNNNNNNNNNNNNNNNNNNNNNNNNNNNNNNNNNNNNNNNNNNNNNNNNNNNNNNNNNNNNNNNNNNNNNNNNNNNNNNNNNNNNNNNNNNNNNNNNNNNNNNNNNNNNNNNNNNNNNNNNNNNNNNNNNNNNNNNNNNNNNNNNNNNNNNNNNNNNNNNNNNNNNNNNNNNNNNNNNNNNNNNNNNNNNNNNNNNNNNNNNNNNNNNNNNNNNNNNNNNNNNNNNNNNNNNNNNNNNNNNNNNNNNNNNNNNNNNNNNNNNNNNNNNNNNNNNNNNNNNNNNNNNNNNNNNNNNNNNNNNNNNNNNNNNNNNNNNNNNNNNNNNNNNNNNNNNNNNNNNNNNNNNNNNNNNNNNNNNNNNNNNNNNNNNNNNNNNNNNNNNNNNNNNNNNNNNNNNNNNNNNNNNNNNNNNNNNNNNNNNNNNNNNNNNNNNNNNNNNNNNNNNNNNNNNNNNNNNNNNNNNNNNNNNNNCCCAATCAGAGAAGATAGAcaatctagaaaaaaaaaattcccttGAAGATAAGTGATCAGTTCAATAACAATGCATTCACGCCCTGATCATTCATGAGAATGATCGGGGTAATACGTTAATGAATAATTCAATGATATCTTGTCATGAATTGTGATAGTGATGTGTTTCCTATAGTTGATAAAGCTTTAGTTAACAAaatcttctcttttattttatatttatatgtttttggtTGTATGGGTCTTtgggaaacaacctctctacctcctcAAGGTAAGGGTAAGGTCTACGTACACTCTACTCTGCCCAGACTCCATGTAGTGTGATTTccctgggtatgttgttgtatggAAGAGTTTCTAATGTTCTTTTTGACGATTGTCCATATCTAAATATTAACATCTACTTAATTTTTGGCTTGTTCATGAAGAGTACTATCCTGTATGCAGTTTACCCTAGATGAGAAAACTATACTCTTGTCATTTATTTGAgattttctaatatttatttattattgttgggCTGGGTTATAACCATGCTGCAGATCCTTTATTGGGTGCCCAAGCTTTAGCCCTCAGCCCagatattatttcttttctttagcCCACTGATTTTATTAAGTCGGTGTAGAGGGTCGGATCCTCTTGACTTAGTTCGTGTTAACACACATCACATGTATAACATTGTCAAATGCGAGTTTATTCTTTTAGTGCTCCAATCTGAAGTGAGTGAAGAACACTCAGCAACCAATGAATGAGTTGTTTTGGATGCATGGACAAGTGAATATTACATTCCATTTAACTAGAGCTCCTATAAAAggaatttttgagaaattaggaTTGTTTATTCCAGTCCAGTGAAGGATATTTGTTGTGATTCTTTTCGGCTTGCATGGTGATATTGTATATTTTGACGTATAAATTGCAGGGAAAGAGGTGCGAGAGCACTTGAAGAAAGATTGGCAGCTGAGCTT includes:
- the LOC107015615 gene encoding rhomboid-like protein 19 translates to MSMNMYTGFTRLCKGLAVVLVGGHIVVQILPSALSYLALIPAKTIPFAWNLITAGYTEQTVYGAIISTIGLLFLGKLLEPIWGSREFLKFIFIVNFLTSVFVFITAISLYYVTRLEIYLYMPISGFQGVLSGFLVGVKQIMPDQELSILKLKAKWLPSLALLFSIAISFFTADSVSYLPTIVFGTYLGWIYLRYWQKKPETKLKGDPSDEFSFSSFFPEFLRPVIDPIATIFERMLCGRRSETSNEERGYTLGGSTLPGSDPIEASRRRERGARALEERLAAELLAAGKKGEESERDVNDNV